A genomic window from Terrirubrum flagellatum includes:
- the yjfF gene encoding galactofuranose ABC transporter, permease protein YjfF — translation MTRYLPLLITAAVFVLGYGICAAQFPAFLSTRVVANLLTDNAFLGVVAVGMTLVIISGGIDLSVGSVIGFTTVFLALAIDRWGVPPFLAFFLAFVIAGLFGAAMGGVIHAFDMPPFIVTLAGMFLARGAAFLLSTESIPIRSPAYDWITETSFRLPGGGRLTIVAIIMLIVFIIGGVLLHFTRFGANIYALGGSRVSTGLMGIRVGRNTVAIYACSGALAGLAGIVFSLYTSSGYSLSAVGIELDAIAAVVIGGTLLTGGYGFIAGAFLGVMMQGLIQTYINFDGSLSSWWTKIATGILLFLFIALQQATLTISARATRRTSTARPAGSPIAGVARTAS, via the coding sequence GTGACCCGCTATCTCCCGCTCCTGATCACCGCCGCCGTTTTCGTTCTCGGCTATGGAATCTGCGCCGCGCAATTCCCCGCTTTCCTCTCGACGCGCGTCGTCGCCAATCTCCTGACTGACAACGCCTTCCTCGGCGTGGTCGCGGTCGGCATGACGCTGGTGATCATCTCCGGCGGCATCGATCTCTCGGTCGGCTCGGTGATCGGCTTCACCACGGTCTTTCTCGCGCTGGCGATCGATCGCTGGGGCGTCCCGCCTTTCCTCGCGTTCTTTCTCGCCTTCGTCATCGCCGGCCTGTTCGGAGCGGCGATGGGCGGCGTCATTCACGCCTTCGACATGCCGCCCTTCATTGTGACGCTCGCCGGGATGTTCCTCGCGCGCGGCGCGGCCTTTCTCCTCTCGACAGAATCCATCCCGATCCGGTCGCCGGCATATGACTGGATCACGGAGACGAGCTTTCGCCTGCCGGGGGGAGGGCGCCTGACAATCGTCGCGATCATCATGCTGATCGTCTTCATCATCGGCGGCGTGCTGCTGCATTTCACGCGCTTCGGCGCGAACATCTATGCGCTTGGCGGCAGCCGGGTCTCGACCGGTCTCATGGGAATCAGGGTGGGGCGCAACACAGTCGCGATCTACGCCTGCTCGGGCGCGCTCGCCGGCCTCGCGGGCATCGTGTTTTCGCTTTACACCTCGTCGGGCTATTCGCTGTCGGCGGTCGGGATCGAACTCGACGCCATCGCCGCCGTCGTGATCGGCGGCACGTTGCTGACCGGCGGCTACGGTTTCATCGCCGGCGCCTTCCTTGGCGTGATGATGCAGGGGCTCATCCAGACCTACATCAATTTCGACGGCTCGCTGTCGAGCTGGTGGACGAAGATCGCGACAGGAATCCTGCTGTTCCTTTTCATCGCGCTCCAACAGGCGACACTGACGATTTCCGCGCGCGCGACACGTCGCACATCGACGGCGCGTCCCGCCGGTTCGCCGATCGCAGGCGTCGCGAGGACGGCGTCATGA
- a CDS encoding ABC transporter permease, which produces MSPRFLRAGAPQIAAFVALLLIDWQVSPQFFDLRMQDGRLFGSLVDVFNRGTPVALLSLGMVLVIATRGIDLSVGAVMAIAGAIAASLADSHSLPIVLVAALGAGLLCGAWNGMLVAVFGIQPIIATLILMVAGRGVAQLITQGRIVTFNSPDLAWFGNGAIAGVPVPVALTIAVLLLTLAAVRGTALGLLIEATGANAKASALAGVETRGTTFAVYVWSGFCAALAGIVAAADILGADANNAGLWLELDAILAVVIAGSSLLGGRFSPSLAVLGAFIIQAMNTGILLSGFRPEFNLIVKAGVVMAVLLLQSPKLTWMSGRLARGPA; this is translated from the coding sequence ATGAGTCCGCGTTTTCTTCGCGCCGGCGCGCCTCAGATCGCCGCCTTCGTCGCGCTGCTGCTGATCGACTGGCAGGTGTCGCCGCAATTCTTCGATCTGCGCATGCAGGACGGCCGGCTGTTCGGCAGTCTGGTCGATGTCTTCAACCGCGGCACGCCGGTCGCGCTCCTGTCGCTCGGCATGGTGCTGGTGATCGCGACGCGCGGCATCGATCTCTCGGTTGGCGCGGTGATGGCGATCGCGGGCGCCATCGCCGCCAGTCTCGCCGACTCCCATTCGCTGCCGATCGTCCTTGTCGCCGCGCTCGGCGCCGGCCTTCTCTGCGGCGCCTGGAACGGCATGCTGGTCGCCGTCTTCGGCATCCAGCCGATCATCGCCACGCTGATCCTCATGGTCGCCGGGCGCGGCGTGGCCCAGCTCATCACGCAGGGGCGCATCGTCACCTTCAACTCGCCCGATCTCGCCTGGTTCGGAAATGGCGCCATCGCCGGCGTCCCCGTTCCCGTCGCGCTGACGATCGCGGTGCTGCTGCTGACGCTGGCGGCCGTGCGCGGCACCGCGCTTGGGCTGCTGATCGAGGCGACCGGCGCCAATGCGAAGGCGAGCGCGCTCGCCGGCGTCGAGACCCGCGGCACGACTTTCGCCGTCTATGTCTGGAGCGGCTTCTGCGCCGCGCTCGCCGGGATCGTCGCGGCCGCTGACATCCTCGGCGCCGACGCCAACAATGCCGGCCTCTGGCTTGAGCTCGATGCGATCCTCGCCGTTGTGATCGCCGGCAGCTCGCTGCTCGGCGGCCGCTTCAGCCCAAGCCTCGCAGTGCTCGGCGCGTTCATCATTCAAGCGATGAACACCGGCATCCTGCTCTCCGGCTTCCGGCCCGAATTCAATCTCATCGTCAAGGCCGGCGTCGTGATGGCGGTGTTGTTGTTGCAGTCACCGAAACTGACATGGATGAGCGGCCGTCTCGCGCGGGGACCGGCGTGA
- a CDS encoding sugar ABC transporter ATP-binding protein, whose amino-acid sequence MTMSSERPALLAARGLSKSFGALRALDAVDFTLREGEIHALLGENGAGKSTLIKTITGVLSRDAGTVTLDNVEIAPRSTQEALQAGIATVYQEVNLLPNLSVAQNLFLGRQPTRFGLVREKEMRRRSADILSSYGLAIDVAAPLGDYSVAVRHVAAIARAVDMSARVLILDEPTASLDAHEVAILFDVMRKLAARGLGIIFVTHFLDQVYAISDRITVLRNGKLIGERETASLPRLELVRMMLGRELSDATSEHQAETIRRESASRESALIRFENFGKAGYVAPFNLVLKRGEVVGLAGLLGSGRTETARLLFGAEPADSGRVTVAGQETRLRSPRDAIRLGFGFCPEERKTDGVVAELSVRENIVLALQAHRGPLNPLSRREQDEIARRFITMLDIRPADPERPIGLLSGGNQQKALLARWLATEPRFLILDEPTRGIDVGAHAEIIRLIRRLCDEGLSLVVISSELEEITTYADRVIVMRDRAQAAMLEGPAVEVTSILHAIAGEQDSHAARRMQ is encoded by the coding sequence ATGACGATGTCGAGTGAACGCCCCGCGCTGCTTGCCGCGCGGGGCCTGTCGAAAAGCTTCGGCGCGCTGCGGGCGCTCGATGCCGTCGATTTCACGCTGCGGGAGGGCGAGATTCACGCCCTCCTCGGCGAGAACGGCGCCGGCAAATCGACTCTCATCAAGACGATCACCGGCGTGCTGTCCCGCGACGCCGGGACCGTCACCTTGGACAATGTGGAGATCGCGCCGCGATCGACCCAGGAGGCGCTTCAGGCCGGCATCGCCACGGTCTATCAGGAGGTCAATCTCCTGCCGAACCTGTCCGTCGCCCAGAATCTATTTCTTGGACGGCAGCCGACCCGGTTCGGGCTGGTGCGCGAAAAGGAAATGCGCCGGCGCTCGGCTGACATTTTGAGCAGCTATGGCCTCGCGATCGACGTCGCCGCGCCGCTCGGCGACTATTCCGTCGCCGTGCGGCATGTGGCGGCGATCGCACGCGCCGTCGATATGTCGGCGCGGGTCCTCATCCTCGACGAACCGACCGCGAGCCTCGACGCCCATGAGGTCGCCATTCTCTTTGACGTCATGCGCAAACTCGCCGCTCGGGGGCTTGGCATTATCTTCGTCACCCATTTTCTCGATCAGGTCTACGCCATCTCCGATCGCATCACCGTGCTGCGGAACGGAAAGCTGATTGGCGAGCGCGAAACCGCTTCCCTGCCGCGCCTGGAGCTCGTGCGCATGATGCTCGGCCGCGAATTGAGCGATGCGACGAGTGAACATCAGGCGGAGACCATACGGCGCGAATCCGCCTCGCGCGAAAGCGCGCTCATCCGCTTCGAGAATTTCGGCAAGGCCGGCTATGTCGCGCCGTTCAATCTCGTGCTGAAGCGCGGCGAGGTCGTCGGCCTTGCGGGCCTTCTCGGCTCCGGACGAACGGAGACCGCGCGGCTGCTGTTCGGCGCCGAGCCGGCTGACAGCGGGCGCGTCACGGTGGCGGGACAGGAAACGCGGCTGCGTTCGCCCCGCGACGCGATCCGGCTCGGATTCGGCTTTTGCCCGGAGGAGCGCAAGACGGACGGCGTCGTCGCGGAACTCTCCGTGCGCGAGAATATCGTCCTCGCGCTGCAGGCGCATCGTGGCCCCTTGAATCCGCTGTCGCGTCGCGAACAGGATGAGATCGCGCGCCGGTTCATCACCATGCTCGACATCCGTCCCGCCGATCCCGAACGTCCCATCGGCCTGCTGTCGGGAGGCAATCAGCAGAAGGCGCTGCTCGCGCGCTGGCTCGCCACCGAGCCTCGCTTTCTCATTCTCGATGAGCCGACCCGCGGCATCGATGTCGGCGCGCACGCCGAGATCATCCGTCTTATTCGCCGGCTGTGCGATGAGGGACTGTCGCTCGTCGTCATCTCGTCGGAGCTTGAGGAGATCACGACCTATGCGGATCGCGTGATCGTCATGCGCGACCGCGCGCAGGCGGCGATGCTCGAAGGTCCGGCGGTGGAGGTGACCTCCATCCTGCACGCCATCGCCGGCGAACAGGATTCGCATGCCGCGAGACGCATGCAATGA
- the ytfQ gene encoding galactofuranose ABC transporter, galactofuranose-binding protein YtfQ codes for MRRRITLASLLAATALAGAMSVASAAELTVGFSQIGSESGWRAAETSVSKVEAKKRNVNLKIADAQQKQENQIKAIRSFVAQRVDAIFLAPVVSTGWDAVLKEAKDAKIPVILLDRDIDPSGKELYLTAVTSDSVHEGEVAGQWLVKTIGSKACNVVELQGTVGASVATNRKKGFDTAIASASNIKLVRSQTGDFTRAKGKEVMESFIKAEGGGKSICAVYAHNDDMMIGAIQAMKEAGLKPGKDILTVSIDAVPDIFKAIAAGEANATVELTPDMAGPALDALIAFKSKGTVPPKWIQTESRLYTANDNPQKQYDSKKDLGY; via the coding sequence ATGAGGCGTAGAATTACGCTGGCCAGCCTGCTGGCCGCGACGGCGCTCGCGGGCGCGATGTCGGTTGCGAGCGCGGCGGAATTGACCGTCGGCTTCTCTCAGATCGGATCGGAGTCCGGCTGGCGCGCCGCCGAGACATCCGTTTCCAAGGTCGAAGCGAAGAAGCGCAACGTCAATCTCAAGATCGCCGATGCGCAGCAGAAGCAGGAAAACCAGATCAAGGCGATCCGTTCGTTCGTCGCGCAGCGCGTCGACGCGATCTTTCTCGCGCCCGTCGTCTCCACCGGCTGGGACGCCGTGCTGAAGGAAGCCAAGGACGCGAAAATCCCGGTGATCCTACTCGATCGCGACATCGATCCCTCGGGCAAGGAGCTCTACCTCACGGCCGTCACCTCTGACAGCGTCCATGAAGGCGAGGTCGCGGGCCAGTGGCTCGTGAAAACGATCGGCTCCAAAGCCTGCAACGTCGTCGAGCTGCAGGGCACCGTCGGCGCGAGCGTCGCGACGAACCGCAAGAAGGGCTTCGACACCGCGATCGCGTCCGCGTCCAACATCAAGCTCGTGCGCAGCCAAACTGGCGACTTCACCCGCGCCAAGGGCAAGGAAGTGATGGAGAGCTTCATCAAGGCCGAAGGCGGCGGCAAATCGATCTGCGCCGTCTATGCGCACAATGACGATATGATGATCGGCGCCATTCAGGCGATGAAGGAAGCGGGGTTGAAGCCCGGCAAGGATATTCTGACTGTGTCGATCGACGCCGTGCCCGACATCTTCAAGGCGATCGCAGCGGGCGAAGCGAATGCGACGGTCGAGCTGACGCCTGACATGGCCGGCCCGGCGCTCGACGCGCTTATCGCCTTCAAGAGCAAGGGAACGGTTCCGCCGAAATGGATCCAGACGGAGTCGCGGCTCTATACCGCGAACGACAATCCGCAGAAGCAATACGATTCGAAAAAAGACTTGGGCTACTGA
- a CDS encoding site-specific integrase: MSGSSADPELARFAELNALAGFLPYQRRDELSALLTDADVATLKHLVAQGMGANSLRALASDLAYLERWHQAAVGSPLPWPAPEALVIKFVAHHLWDPVRRETDPHHGMPQEVAEALWAAGALKVEGPHAPATVRRRLALWSTLHHWRGLEGPFAAPQVRQALTLAVRAAARTPRRKSAKSVTADIVEKLLRTTLPGRLVDLRDRALILAAFGSGGRRRSEIARLRVEDIIEEPPVPARPGKEDSPLLPCRSLRLGRTKTANAEDDARVYLVGRPVVALGEWLSRSGIEKGPVFRAINKWGQLDTAALTPQAVNLILKKRVALAGLDPAEFSAHGLRSGYLTEAARKGVPIQEAMGQSQHRSVQQAARYYNDAERRLGRAARII, from the coding sequence ATGAGCGGTTCGTCTGCGGATCCCGAGCTGGCGCGCTTCGCCGAACTCAACGCGCTTGCGGGCTTCCTGCCCTATCAGCGCCGCGACGAGCTCTCGGCTCTCCTGACCGATGCCGACGTCGCCACGCTCAAACACCTTGTGGCGCAAGGCATGGGCGCGAACAGTCTGCGCGCGCTTGCGTCCGATCTCGCCTATCTCGAACGCTGGCATCAGGCGGCTGTGGGCTCTCCCCTCCCCTGGCCGGCGCCGGAAGCGCTGGTGATCAAATTCGTCGCTCATCATCTCTGGGATCCCGTCCGGCGCGAAACCGATCCGCATCACGGCATGCCGCAGGAGGTGGCCGAGGCGCTGTGGGCGGCCGGCGCTCTCAAGGTCGAGGGGCCGCACGCGCCGGCGACCGTTCGCCGCCGCCTCGCTCTGTGGTCGACCCTGCATCACTGGCGCGGTCTTGAAGGACCCTTCGCCGCGCCTCAGGTGCGTCAGGCGCTCACCCTCGCCGTTCGCGCGGCAGCGCGGACGCCCCGCCGCAAGAGCGCGAAGTCTGTCACCGCCGACATCGTCGAGAAGCTCCTGCGCACCACCCTCCCCGGCCGGCTGGTCGATCTGCGCGACCGCGCGCTGATCCTCGCAGCCTTTGGTTCCGGCGGGCGTCGCCGCAGCGAGATCGCCCGGTTGCGGGTCGAGGACATCATCGAGGAGCCGCCGGTTCCCGCGCGGCCGGGCAAGGAGGATAGCCCTCTCCTGCCCTGCCGGTCGCTGCGGCTCGGCCGCACAAAGACCGCCAACGCCGAGGATGATGCGCGGGTCTATCTCGTCGGCAGGCCTGTCGTCGCGCTCGGCGAGTGGCTGTCGCGCTCCGGGATCGAAAAGGGTCCGGTGTTTCGCGCCATCAACAAATGGGGCCAGCTTGATACGGCCGCGCTGACGCCCCAGGCGGTAAATCTGATCCTGAAGAAACGCGTCGCGCTGGCGGGTCTCGATCCCGCGGAATTTTCGGCGCACGGATTGCGCTCGGGCTATCTCACCGAGGCCGCGCGCAAAGGCGTGCCGATTCAGGAAGCGATGGGTCAGTCGCAGCATCGCTCGGTGCAGCAGGCTGCGCGCTATTACAACGACGCCGAACGCAGGCTTGGACGCGCTGCGAGAATCATTTGA
- the repA gene encoding plasmid partitioning protein RepA has product METHVASKRSVTDVIGTDGAALSAELLSMRETLFPPASQKQLRAFSSVEAAKLIGIGDAYLRQISLGGKGPQPATGSGGRRLYTLEQINELRRLLDEGSKGRRYVPGRAGNEACQVMAVVNFKGGSGKTTTAAHLAQYLALQGYRVLAVDLDPQASLTALHGYQPEYDIQANQTMYGAVRYDDRRRPLSEIVRHTYIAGLDIVPGNLELMEYEHETPRALAERSAEPFFGRVATALGSVADNYDVIVLDCPPQLGFLTLGALCAASGLLITVHPQMLDVMSMCQFLLMASDVLGVVQESGGSLDYDFIRYVVTRYEPSDAPQTQMVAFMRSLFRERVLTHPMLKSTAISDAGLSKQTLYEIGRENFSKQTYDRAIEALDAVNGEIEGLIRQAWGRAA; this is encoded by the coding sequence ATGGAGACGCATGTCGCGTCCAAACGTTCGGTGACCGATGTCATCGGAACGGATGGCGCTGCATTGTCGGCCGAGCTGCTGTCGATGCGCGAGACATTATTTCCGCCAGCTTCGCAGAAGCAGCTTCGCGCGTTCTCTTCAGTGGAAGCTGCGAAGCTGATCGGAATCGGCGACGCCTATCTCAGGCAGATTTCGCTTGGCGGGAAAGGCCCCCAGCCGGCGACAGGAAGCGGCGGGCGACGGCTCTACACGCTTGAGCAGATCAACGAGCTCAGGCGCCTGCTGGACGAGGGATCAAAGGGACGCCGATATGTTCCCGGACGCGCCGGAAACGAAGCGTGTCAGGTCATGGCTGTCGTCAACTTCAAGGGCGGCAGCGGCAAGACGACGACCGCGGCGCATCTCGCGCAATATCTGGCGCTGCAGGGATACCGCGTTCTCGCCGTCGATCTCGATCCACAGGCCTCCCTCACCGCGCTCCATGGCTACCAGCCGGAATATGACATCCAGGCCAACCAGACGATGTATGGCGCGGTTCGCTATGACGATCGCCGCCGCCCGCTGAGCGAGATCGTTCGCCATACCTACATTGCCGGCCTCGACATCGTGCCGGGGAATCTTGAGCTCATGGAATATGAGCATGAGACGCCGCGCGCGCTAGCGGAGCGATCGGCGGAGCCTTTCTTCGGTCGGGTGGCGACCGCGTTGGGGTCCGTGGCTGACAATTACGATGTCATCGTTCTCGACTGTCCGCCCCAGCTTGGATTCCTTACGCTTGGAGCGCTGTGCGCCGCGAGCGGCCTGCTGATCACCGTGCATCCGCAGATGCTCGACGTGATGTCGATGTGCCAGTTCCTGTTGATGGCGTCTGACGTGCTCGGCGTCGTCCAGGAGTCCGGCGGGTCGCTTGACTATGATTTCATCCGCTATGTCGTGACGCGCTATGAACCGTCCGACGCGCCGCAGACGCAGATGGTCGCGTTCATGCGCTCGCTGTTCCGCGAGCGCGTGCTTACCCATCCCATGCTGAAATCGACGGCGATCTCGGATGCGGGCCTGTCGAAGCAGACGCTCTATGAGATCGGCCGCGAGAATTTTTCGAAGCAGACCTACGACCGCGCGATCGAGGCGCTCGACGCCGTCAATGGCGAGATCGAGGGTCTTATCCGGCAGGCCTGGGGGAGGGCGGCGTGA
- the repB gene encoding plasmid partitioning protein RepB, whose protein sequence is MSPEGGSLVSRKDTLRAMLSGRGEELRARNPAPQDVATPATEDAAKPSGHFRSSVVGAMGRSLGQIANAAEHARQLIANGASIVELPADKLDPSFISDRLSDEGPGFSVLLDAIREQGQRSPILVRPHPEVPDRFQIAFGHRRVRALKQLGRPVRAVVQNLSDEEFVVVQGQENSARADLSLIERGLFAASLEERGFDRQLIMAALGVDKSYLSRLLSLARAIPREIAVAIGPAPKAGEPRWQALAHRLSEMEWRSRLETLTIEPAFQQADSDQRFLMVLEAFAPRRPEPKRPKLWTAPDGKKPVRISAGDRETVLSIQHRAAPDFAAFLIEQLPDIYESYAQRRAAASSEDRGTAP, encoded by the coding sequence ATGTCGCCTGAGGGAGGATCGCTCGTGAGCCGCAAGGACACTCTCAGGGCGATGCTGTCAGGGCGCGGGGAGGAGTTGCGAGCTCGCAACCCGGCGCCTCAAGACGTCGCAACGCCGGCGACGGAAGACGCCGCCAAGCCGTCAGGCCATTTCCGATCTTCGGTGGTCGGGGCGATGGGCCGATCGCTGGGTCAGATCGCCAACGCCGCCGAGCATGCGCGGCAACTGATCGCCAACGGCGCGTCGATCGTCGAGCTTCCAGCCGACAAGCTCGACCCGTCCTTCATCTCCGATCGCCTGTCAGACGAGGGGCCGGGATTCAGCGTCCTGCTTGATGCGATCCGGGAGCAGGGGCAGCGCAGCCCGATCCTGGTGCGACCTCATCCGGAGGTTCCCGACCGCTTCCAGATCGCGTTCGGCCATCGCCGGGTGCGCGCGCTGAAGCAACTCGGGCGACCGGTGCGTGCCGTCGTCCAGAACCTCAGCGACGAGGAATTCGTCGTCGTCCAGGGACAGGAGAATTCAGCGCGCGCCGATCTCAGCCTGATCGAGCGCGGACTGTTCGCGGCATCGCTGGAGGAGCGGGGATTTGATCGCCAGCTCATCATGGCCGCGCTCGGGGTCGACAAGTCCTACCTGTCGCGGCTTCTCAGTCTGGCGCGGGCGATCCCGCGCGAGATCGCCGTCGCGATCGGGCCGGCGCCTAAGGCGGGGGAGCCGCGCTGGCAGGCGCTTGCGCATCGCCTCTCCGAGATGGAATGGCGGAGCCGTCTGGAAACGCTGACGATCGAGCCCGCCTTCCAGCAGGCGGACAGCGATCAGCGCTTTCTCATGGTTCTCGAGGCTTTCGCGCCCAGGCGGCCAGAGCCGAAAAGGCCCAAACTCTGGACTGCGCCGGACGGGAAAAAGCCGGTGCGTATTTCCGCCGGCGATCGCGAAACCGTCCTGAGCATTCAGCACCGGGCGGCGCCTGATTTCGCCGCCTTCCTGATCGAGCAGCTGCCTGACATCTACGAGAGCTACGCGCAGCGGCGCGCCGCCGCCTCGTCCGAAGACAGAGGAACAGCGCCCTAG
- the repC gene encoding plasmid replication protein RepC, with protein MAEHLATTPFGRRPAKLTHIATQKRVAQAIADAAKPGSNQPAAVHKWALFRSLTEAKERLGVSDRALGVLNALLSFHQETALSLPIVSQELQQGAGEGASCDLVVFPSNRMLCLRAHGMAEQTLRRHLAALVEAGLIARRDSPNGKRYARKDPTGAERFSDAFGFDLAPLVARASEIEGLADEVRRERQAIRMLKERITLHRRDIAKLIGLGLDEEMEGPWEDIRTRYMGLVAPFRTLRGLRAFETIERALAALRVEVDKWLEKNIDFKISSGNDSQTERHQSNSNHPTPDVEPASKEARGEIEPTPESRSAPPDPLRAYPLGMVLDACPDVRDYASGGQIRSWETFLETVRLIRPMLGISPDAWHDAIEAMGEGEAAVAVATILQRCEHSSEAAPVGDGGIAVNGSPAIRSAGGYLRSLTDKARAGEFSVGPVLMALIGQRLKARRGRARQ; from the coding sequence ATGGCAGAACATCTGGCGACGACGCCTTTCGGGCGGCGACCGGCGAAGCTTACCCATATCGCCACCCAGAAGCGGGTGGCGCAGGCGATCGCCGATGCAGCGAAACCCGGCTCCAATCAGCCGGCCGCTGTCCATAAATGGGCGCTGTTTCGCTCGCTTACCGAAGCGAAGGAGCGGCTGGGCGTGTCCGATCGCGCGCTCGGCGTGCTCAACGCGCTCCTGTCCTTCCATCAGGAGACGGCGCTTTCGCTTCCGATCGTCTCCCAGGAGCTTCAGCAAGGGGCAGGGGAGGGCGCATCCTGCGATCTCGTGGTTTTCCCCTCGAACCGGATGCTGTGCCTCCGCGCGCACGGCATGGCGGAGCAGACCCTGCGCCGGCATCTGGCCGCGCTTGTCGAGGCGGGGCTGATCGCGCGGCGCGACAGCCCGAACGGCAAGCGTTACGCCCGTAAGGATCCGACCGGCGCGGAGCGCTTCTCGGACGCGTTTGGCTTCGATCTCGCGCCACTCGTCGCCCGCGCGAGCGAGATCGAAGGGCTTGCTGATGAGGTCCGCCGCGAACGCCAGGCGATCCGGATGCTGAAGGAGCGCATCACGCTCCATCGGCGCGACATCGCGAAGCTGATCGGTCTTGGACTCGACGAGGAGATGGAAGGGCCGTGGGAGGATATCCGGACGCGTTACATGGGCCTCGTGGCGCCATTCAGAACGCTCAGGGGGCTCCGCGCCTTCGAGACGATCGAGCGGGCCTTGGCGGCGTTGCGGGTGGAGGTGGATAAATGGCTGGAGAAGAATATCGATTTCAAAATTTCAAGCGGCAATGACTCTCAAACCGAGCGGCATCAATCTAATTCAAACCACCCAACCCCCGATGTTGAACCAGCTTCCAAAGAAGCCAGGGGCGAGATCGAGCCCACGCCGGAATCCAGGAGCGCGCCGCCAGACCCCTTACGGGCTTATCCCCTCGGGATGGTGCTCGACGCCTGTCCCGACGTTCGCGACTACGCGTCCGGCGGTCAGATCCGGAGTTGGGAGACCTTCCTGGAAACCGTGCGGCTCATTCGGCCCATGCTTGGGATCAGCCCCGACGCCTGGCACGACGCGATCGAGGCGATGGGGGAGGGAGAGGCGGCGGTCGCCGTCGCGACGATCCTGCAACGGTGCGAACATTCCAGCGAGGCTGCGCCAGTTGGCGACGGCGGAATCGCCGTAAACGGCTCGCCAGCCATTCGCAGCGCCGGCGGCTATCTCAGATCGCTCACCGACAAAGCGCGCGCCGGGGAGTTCAGCGTCGGGCCGGTCTTGATGGCGCTGATTGGCCAACGGCTGAAAGCGAGGCGCGGCCGGGCGCGGCAGTGA
- a CDS encoding TetR/AcrR family transcriptional regulator, translated as MAKRRASAARSPWGAREDREREREAKREAVLTTAVRFFNMKGFHATSLDDVALALNVTKPTIYHYFASKDDILFACVQLGLNRIRDAVETAAAQGGSGLDRLRALMREYALVMTRDFGVCVMRTSDDQLSQESRAKFRAGKREIDKVLRGVIADGVADGSIAPGDVRAIAFTLAGALNSIARWYDPKGPATAQDVADQTVAILVDGLKPSRGR; from the coding sequence TTGGCGAAGCGGCGCGCGTCTGCAGCGCGATCGCCCTGGGGCGCCCGGGAAGATCGCGAGCGCGAGCGTGAAGCGAAGCGCGAGGCGGTGCTGACCACCGCCGTCAGATTCTTCAACATGAAGGGCTTCCACGCGACGTCGCTCGATGACGTGGCTCTCGCGCTCAATGTGACGAAGCCGACGATCTATCACTATTTCGCTTCGAAGGATGACATCCTGTTCGCGTGCGTTCAGCTCGGTCTCAACCGCATCCGCGACGCCGTCGAAACAGCGGCGGCGCAGGGCGGATCGGGTCTCGATCGATTGCGCGCGCTGATGCGCGAATACGCGCTGGTGATGACGCGCGATTTCGGAGTCTGCGTGATGCGCACCTCCGATGATCAGCTCTCGCAGGAAAGCCGAGCGAAGTTCCGCGCCGGAAAGCGCGAGATCGACAAGGTCCTTCGCGGCGTGATCGCAGACGGCGTCGCGGACGGCTCGATCGCTCCAGGCGACGTGCGCGCGATCGCATTCACGCTGGCGGGCGCCTTGAACTCGATCGCCCGATGGTATGATCCCAAGGGACCGGCTACGGCGCAGGACGTGGCGGACCAGACCGTTGCGATTCTCGTCGACGGCCTGAAGCCATCAAGAGGCCGCTGA